The following coding sequences are from one Dreissena polymorpha isolate Duluth1 chromosome 8, UMN_Dpol_1.0, whole genome shotgun sequence window:
- the LOC127841859 gene encoding acid sphingomyelinase-like phosphodiesterase 3b, with the protein MDSSPILVMTAILTIASSDSGFFWHITDFHYDFTYHDRQLSCNPNAKPTHPGQFGDFWCDSPWKLVNSSVHAMAKLKQNADFILWTGDTVLHASDSDLNYDVNAAIHKNTTDLIKSVLPGVHVYASFGNHDYWPNNQFPPANNRLYNDTLERWGPWINDSSQDNYFRKGAYYTVKTPQGLRIISLNTNLYYTSDKETVNVSDPADQLQWLNATLVNAKTSNEKVLITAHISPGVHTPSSILWMHEKFHTPLVDILQTHADIIVGMFFGHDHSDGFKVLPDKTGTSMAPIFIAPSVTPWRYVIPNEIGPAHNPGIRLVEYDRTTGRPLDITQYYLDLKTANQNATDNWEVEYEAKKDYEIPDLTAATLAKLASKIKDPGSKEFKNYWRFYTVSAPTEMLEACVNDCHSAVYCGLTFFDMDSFRACQNKMISGSSQLFSVGRMMTTFVTSGLLIAIAL; encoded by the exons GTTTCTTCTGGCATATCACCGATTTCCACTATGACTTCACCTACCACGACCGACAACTCTCGTGTAACCCAAATGCGAAGCCCACGCATCCCGGGCAGTTTGGAGACTTTTGGTGCGACTCTCCATGGAAGCTTGTGAAcagttctgtgcatgccatggcGAAGCTAAAACAAAACGCAGACTTCATTCTATGGACGGG AGACACCGTTCTACATGCCAGCGATTCTGACCTAAACTACGATGTCAACGCTGCCATCCATAAAAACACGACGGATTTGATAAAGAGCGTTTTACCCGGTGTGCATGTCTATGCATCCTTCGGTAACCATGACTATTGGCCGAACAACCAATTTCCACCCGCTAACAACAGACTTTATAACGATACTCTCGAAAGATGGGGGCCGTGGATTAATGATTCTTCTCAGGACAACTATTTCAGAAAAG GTGCTTATTACACTGTGAAGACGCCGCAGGGTCTGCGGATCATCTCGCTGAACACCAACCTGTACTACACCTCCGACAAGGAAACCGTCAATGTCTCCGACCCCGCCGATCAGCTCCAATGGCTGAACGCTACACTGGTTAACGCTAAGACCAGTAATGAAAAG GTCCTGATCACAGCTCACATTTCTCCCGGGGTTCACACGCCAAGTAGCATACTTTGGATGCACGAGAAGTTCCACACACCTTTGGTTGATATTCTCCAGACACATGCTGACATCATTGTTGGCATGTTTTTCGGACACGACCATTCAGATGGATTCAAAGTTTTACCTGACAAAACGG GCACGTCAATGGCGCCGATTTTCATCGCCCCTTCTGTTACGCCTTGGCGGTATGTAATTCCCAACGAGATCGGTCCCGCCCACAACCCTGGCATCCGGCTAGTTGAGTACGACAGGACCACTGGAAGGCCGCTGGACATCACTCAGTACTATCTTGATCTGAAAACGGCGAATCAGAACGCCACTGATAATTGGGAAGTCGAATATGAAGCCAAAAAAGACTACGAAATACCAGATTTAACCGCAGCCACACTTGCGAAACTTGCTTCGAAGATAAAGGATCCTGGAAGCAAAGAGTTTAAGAATTACTGGAGGTTCTATACAGTGAGCGCACCGACGGAGATGCTGGAAGCGTGCGTGAATGACTGCCACAGCGCTGTGTATTGTGGACTTACTTTCTTTGATATGGACAGTTTTCGAGCCTGCCAAAACAAGATGATCTCCGGATCATCCCAATTGTTTTCTGTCGGACGAATGATGACCACGTTCGTAACATCTGGATTGCTTATTGCTATCGCTTTGTAG